In Neodiprion pinetum isolate iyNeoPine1 chromosome 6, iyNeoPine1.2, whole genome shotgun sequence, one genomic interval encodes:
- the LOC124221154 gene encoding tetratricopeptide repeat protein 27 isoform X1, giving the protein MEKMHTEDLKNSEVKLITNFLDDSAPQALPSIEEFHMGHYEQILNNKFCSSYLKKFVNNNNLVKTLHDAVNDDPNCTFQLLSVGIASLLFFVQTNFTGPENTPDIDWLLGKREEALEFLHLEDECNENVKKPELLYLSKILLSNETLQNHHRTAAWWLFRANLLHQIVLEEASATLFKETEDLVEKISADDILSDEYLRTLFHVEAVQFYLYHRRIQNMEKHVEIAQHSAKLNMQLVGMLGKRTKYQQDEKAQLMLKVSTDKDNFPYRKCQDLPTALELKDDLRLERVEYSEPAEIIELGALEEAVVLAKYFQIQKSQPKDKLADEEVVPYLINVIENSSNWPLRMSSLCQRCILESNHKRTVERSMSQTEYLIEQLNSSKPLVSHRMDIFFASGMKPVWEVRQTLADLMLNLGMVKSALELYLHLRLWESVIVCYTILELRHKAAEIIQQEIDKKPTVKLWCLLGDSTQDTKCYETAWKLSGEKSSRAQRHWGLHYYSKQNYTEAVPHLKLSVELNNIQENIWIRLGFAALQIEDWKLAANAYRHYCALEQMNFEAWNNLAKAYIKLGDKPRAWRSLQDAVKCNFDRWEVWDNLMVVSIDLGHFSEVIRCYHRILELKAHHTDVQILKILTKAIITDITDADGNPASRLLQKALELFGHLTAAVPNNASIWQMYAELTATKNTEMDYQKAAQYLQRAHRTAVANPKWFKEVEATKDVLNLCADLAESYLKCAESGSPLQRRAMLGSAKLSLQGVVRKVKDQDWIGQKDIDESLANIEAYLTKILDELRKINVDSNYVSQNIVL; this is encoded by the exons ATGGAGAAAATGCATACTGAAGACCTGAAAAATTCTGAGGTAAAACTCATCACGAATTTTTTGGATGACTCAG CCCCGCAGGCATTACCCAGTATTGAGGAATTCCACATGGGACATTATGAACAAatcttgaataataaattctgTTCATCTTATCTCAAGAAGTTtgtcaataacaataatctCGTAAAAACCCTACATGACGCTGTGAACGATGATCCTAACTGCACGTTTCAGTTATTATCTGTTGGGATAGCTTCGCTGTTGTTTTTTGTCCAAACTAACTTCACTGGCCCAGAAAATACGCCGGACATTGATTGGTTATTGGGCAAACGTGAGGAGGCATTGGAGTTTTTGCACCTTGAAGATGAATGCAATGAAAATGTGAAGAAGCCTGAGCTGTTGTATCTATCGAAAATATTGCTTTCTAATGAAACATTACAAAATCATCACAGAACTGCTGCTTGGTGGTTATTCAGAGCCAATTTACTGCATCAAATTGTTCTCGAAGAAGCTTCTGCAACTTTATTCAAAGAAACTGAGGATttagtagaaaaaatttctgctgATGATATTTTGAGTGATGAGTACCTCAGGACGTTGTTCCATGTCGAGGCTGTGCAGTTTTATTTGTATCATAGAAGGATACAGAACATGGAAAAACACGTGGAAATTGCTCAGCATTCGGCAAAACTAAACATGCAGTTAGTCGGCATGCTCGGTAAACGCACCAAGTACCAACAAGATGAGAAAGCTCAGTTAATGTTGAAAGTTTCCACGGACAAAGACAATTTCCCGTACAGAAAGTGTCAAGATTTGCCCACTGCTCTTGAACTAAAAGATGACTTGCGATTGGAACGAGTAGAATATTCTGAACCTGCAGAAATTATTGAACTGGGTGCCTTGGAAGAAGCAGTTGTTTTAGCAAAATA TTTTCAGATTCAAAAATCCCAACCGAAAGACAAACTTGCTGACGAAGAGGTTGTACCATACCTAATT AATGTTATAGAGAATTCGAGTAACTGGCCATTAAGAATGTCATCTTTGTGTCAGCGTTGTATATTGGAATCGAATCACAAAAGAACCGTTGAAAGATCTATGTCACAGACAGAGTATCTGATTGAGCAATTGAATTCTTCAAAGCCATTAGTCTCCCATCGTATGGATATATTTTTCGCCAGTGGTATGAAACCTGTCTGGGAAGTTAGACAAACCTTGGCTGATCTGATGCTTAATCTAGGCATGGTCAAGAGCGCTCTTGAGCTGTACTTGCATCTCCGACTCTGGGAAAGCGTAATTGTGTGCTACACTATATTAGAATTGAGACACAAG GctgcagaaataattcaacaagAAATCGATAAGAAGCCAACAGTAAAACTTTGGTGTCTCTTAGGTGATTCAACGCAGGATACAAAATGTTATGAAACTGCATGGAAATTATCTGGTGAAAAGAGCAGCCGTGCCCAAAGGCACTGGGGCCTgcattattattcaaaacaaAAT TACACAGAGGCAGTACCGCATTTGAAATTGTCTGtggaattgaataatattcaagAGAACATATGGATTAGGCTTGGATTTGCTGCATTGCAAATTGAAGATTGGAAATTGGCAGCTAATGCATACCGTCATTATTGTGCTCTAGAGCAAATG AATTTCGAGGCGTGGAACAACTTGGCGAAAGCGTATATCAAGCTCGGAGACAAACCCCGAGCTTGGCGATCCCTTCAAGATGCGGTCAAATGCAACTTCGATAGGTGGGAAGTGTGGGACAATCTAATGGTAGTTAGTATTGACTTGGGTCATTTCTCGGAG GTGATTCGGTGTTACCACCGTATTCTCGAGCTGAAAGCTCATCACACTGAcgtacaaattttgaaaattcttaccAAGGCAATTATCACGGATATAACAGATGCCGATGGTAATCCTGCTAGTAGACTACTCCAGAAAGCCTTGGAACTATTTGGACATTTGACTGCGGCAGTGCCGAATAATGCTTCGATTTGGCAGATGTACGCCGAGCTGACGGCAACAAAGAATACGGAAATGGATTATCAGAAAGCGGCTCAATACTTGCAGAGAGCGCATCGTACCGCTGTTGCCAATCCGAAATGGTTCAAGGAGGTAGAAGCGACGAAAGACGTGCTTAATTTATGCGCCGATTTGGCAGAGTCATACTTGAAGTGTGCAGAATCTGGATCACCGCTACAAAGAAGAGCGATGCTGGGTAGCGCGAAATTGTCCCTACAAGGCGTCGTGAGGAAAGTTAAGGATCAGGATTGGATTGGCCAAAAGGACATCGACGAATCATTGGCAAATATCGAAGCATACTTGACCAAAATCTTGGAtgagttgagaaaaataaatgttgatTCCAATTACGTTTCGCAGAATATAGTTCTTTAG
- the LOC124221154 gene encoding tetratricopeptide repeat protein 27 isoform X2 yields the protein MEKMHTEDLKNSEVKLITNFLDDSAPQALPSIEEFHMGHYEQILNNKFCSSYLKKFVNNNNLVKTLHDAVNDDPNCTFQLLSVGIASLLFFVQTNFTGPENTPDIDWLLGKREEALEFLHLEDECNENVKKPELLYLSKILLSNETLQNHHRTAAWWLFRANLLHQIVLEEASATLFKETEDLVEKISADDILSDEYLRTLFHVEAVQFYLYHRRIQNMEKHVEIAQHSAKLNMQLVGMLGKRTKYQQDEKAQLMLKVSTDKDNFPYRKCQDLPTALELKDDLRLERVEYSEPAEIIELGALEEAVVLAKYFQIQKSQPKDKLADEEVVPYLIAAEIIQQEIDKKPTVKLWCLLGDSTQDTKCYETAWKLSGEKSSRAQRHWGLHYYSKQNYTEAVPHLKLSVELNNIQENIWIRLGFAALQIEDWKLAANAYRHYCALEQMNFEAWNNLAKAYIKLGDKPRAWRSLQDAVKCNFDRWEVWDNLMVVSIDLGHFSEVIRCYHRILELKAHHTDVQILKILTKAIITDITDADGNPASRLLQKALELFGHLTAAVPNNASIWQMYAELTATKNTEMDYQKAAQYLQRAHRTAVANPKWFKEVEATKDVLNLCADLAESYLKCAESGSPLQRRAMLGSAKLSLQGVVRKVKDQDWIGQKDIDESLANIEAYLTKILDELRKINVDSNYVSQNIVL from the exons ATGGAGAAAATGCATACTGAAGACCTGAAAAATTCTGAGGTAAAACTCATCACGAATTTTTTGGATGACTCAG CCCCGCAGGCATTACCCAGTATTGAGGAATTCCACATGGGACATTATGAACAAatcttgaataataaattctgTTCATCTTATCTCAAGAAGTTtgtcaataacaataatctCGTAAAAACCCTACATGACGCTGTGAACGATGATCCTAACTGCACGTTTCAGTTATTATCTGTTGGGATAGCTTCGCTGTTGTTTTTTGTCCAAACTAACTTCACTGGCCCAGAAAATACGCCGGACATTGATTGGTTATTGGGCAAACGTGAGGAGGCATTGGAGTTTTTGCACCTTGAAGATGAATGCAATGAAAATGTGAAGAAGCCTGAGCTGTTGTATCTATCGAAAATATTGCTTTCTAATGAAACATTACAAAATCATCACAGAACTGCTGCTTGGTGGTTATTCAGAGCCAATTTACTGCATCAAATTGTTCTCGAAGAAGCTTCTGCAACTTTATTCAAAGAAACTGAGGATttagtagaaaaaatttctgctgATGATATTTTGAGTGATGAGTACCTCAGGACGTTGTTCCATGTCGAGGCTGTGCAGTTTTATTTGTATCATAGAAGGATACAGAACATGGAAAAACACGTGGAAATTGCTCAGCATTCGGCAAAACTAAACATGCAGTTAGTCGGCATGCTCGGTAAACGCACCAAGTACCAACAAGATGAGAAAGCTCAGTTAATGTTGAAAGTTTCCACGGACAAAGACAATTTCCCGTACAGAAAGTGTCAAGATTTGCCCACTGCTCTTGAACTAAAAGATGACTTGCGATTGGAACGAGTAGAATATTCTGAACCTGCAGAAATTATTGAACTGGGTGCCTTGGAAGAAGCAGTTGTTTTAGCAAAATA TTTTCAGATTCAAAAATCCCAACCGAAAGACAAACTTGCTGACGAAGAGGTTGTACCATACCTAATT GctgcagaaataattcaacaagAAATCGATAAGAAGCCAACAGTAAAACTTTGGTGTCTCTTAGGTGATTCAACGCAGGATACAAAATGTTATGAAACTGCATGGAAATTATCTGGTGAAAAGAGCAGCCGTGCCCAAAGGCACTGGGGCCTgcattattattcaaaacaaAAT TACACAGAGGCAGTACCGCATTTGAAATTGTCTGtggaattgaataatattcaagAGAACATATGGATTAGGCTTGGATTTGCTGCATTGCAAATTGAAGATTGGAAATTGGCAGCTAATGCATACCGTCATTATTGTGCTCTAGAGCAAATG AATTTCGAGGCGTGGAACAACTTGGCGAAAGCGTATATCAAGCTCGGAGACAAACCCCGAGCTTGGCGATCCCTTCAAGATGCGGTCAAATGCAACTTCGATAGGTGGGAAGTGTGGGACAATCTAATGGTAGTTAGTATTGACTTGGGTCATTTCTCGGAG GTGATTCGGTGTTACCACCGTATTCTCGAGCTGAAAGCTCATCACACTGAcgtacaaattttgaaaattcttaccAAGGCAATTATCACGGATATAACAGATGCCGATGGTAATCCTGCTAGTAGACTACTCCAGAAAGCCTTGGAACTATTTGGACATTTGACTGCGGCAGTGCCGAATAATGCTTCGATTTGGCAGATGTACGCCGAGCTGACGGCAACAAAGAATACGGAAATGGATTATCAGAAAGCGGCTCAATACTTGCAGAGAGCGCATCGTACCGCTGTTGCCAATCCGAAATGGTTCAAGGAGGTAGAAGCGACGAAAGACGTGCTTAATTTATGCGCCGATTTGGCAGAGTCATACTTGAAGTGTGCAGAATCTGGATCACCGCTACAAAGAAGAGCGATGCTGGGTAGCGCGAAATTGTCCCTACAAGGCGTCGTGAGGAAAGTTAAGGATCAGGATTGGATTGGCCAAAAGGACATCGACGAATCATTGGCAAATATCGAAGCATACTTGACCAAAATCTTGGAtgagttgagaaaaataaatgttgatTCCAATTACGTTTCGCAGAATATAGTTCTTTAG